In Dyadobacter sp. NIV53, a single window of DNA contains:
- a CDS encoding tol-pal system YbgF family protein, whose amino-acid sequence MSKKNTAESGFEIIETPEALAGQINKAEVFFLKNRKVVLGIGGAILLAIAAFAGYRFYIDSQEGTAQNALSSVVYDFEADSLQKALNGSGGNEGLLSIADSYKGTDASNLANFYAGVALLKQGKYDDAISHLKSFSSSDLLVHARAQSLIGDAYLEKNEAGEAISYYKKAADYEKNEYFTPVYLMKLALAEEKANQAGDAVATYKRVIEEFPLSSEVVNAKKYMGLLEGQVGK is encoded by the coding sequence ATGAGCAAGAAAAACACGGCTGAGTCCGGTTTTGAAATTATTGAAACACCGGAGGCTTTGGCTGGCCAAATCAATAAGGCAGAGGTTTTTTTCCTCAAGAATCGTAAAGTAGTATTAGGCATTGGTGGCGCAATACTTCTTGCAATTGCTGCTTTTGCAGGATATCGCTTTTATATAGATAGCCAGGAAGGAACGGCGCAGAATGCTCTTTCAAGCGTTGTATACGACTTTGAAGCAGATTCTTTGCAGAAAGCATTGAATGGCAGTGGAGGAAACGAAGGTCTTTTGTCAATTGCAGATAGTTATAAAGGAACTGATGCCAGTAATCTTGCCAACTTTTATGCAGGCGTTGCTTTGTTAAAACAAGGCAAATACGACGATGCTATAAGTCATCTTAAATCTTTCAGTTCATCTGATTTATTGGTTCATGCAAGAGCACAATCGCTGATTGGAGATGCTTATCTTGAAAAAAATGAAGCTGGAGAAGCAATTTCTTATTACAAGAAAGCAGCTGATTACGAAAAAAATGAATATTTCACACCTGTTTATCTGATGAAACTTGCTCTTGCAGAAGAAAAGGCAAATCAGGCAGGCGATGCTGTTGCAACATATAAACGTGTTATTGAAGAATTTCCGCTTTCGTCGGAAGTGGTGAATGCCAAGAAATATATGGGATTACTTGAAGGACAGGTCGGCAAATAA
- the ribH gene encoding 6,7-dimethyl-8-ribityllumazine synthase encodes MSSADKNLSVFITDGLPDISKKKFAILVAEWNSEVTEKLFDGAYQTLLQYGASAENIERGNVPGSFELTLGAHWFAQRYDIDAVIALGVVIQGETKHNDYINHAVAQGITNVSIQHSKPVIFGVLTPNTMEQALDRAGGVHGNKGDEAAMTAIKMIGLKETINTDQISS; translated from the coding sequence ATGTCAAGTGCTGATAAAAATTTAAGTGTGTTTATTACCGACGGTCTTCCGGATATTAGTAAGAAAAAATTTGCAATCCTGGTTGCTGAATGGAATAGTGAAGTAACTGAAAAGCTTTTTGATGGAGCATATCAGACATTATTACAATATGGTGCATCGGCAGAAAATATAGAAAGGGGAAATGTCCCGGGAAGTTTTGAATTGACTCTTGGAGCACATTGGTTTGCTCAGCGTTATGATATTGATGCAGTGATTGCTTTGGGAGTAGTCATTCAGGGAGAAACAAAACACAACGATTATATTAATCATGCAGTGGCTCAGGGAATTACCAATGTGAGTATACAACATAGCAAACCTGTCATTTTTGGTGTACTTACGCCTAATACCATGGAACAGGCATTGGATCGTGCAGGCGGAGTTCATGGTAACAAAGGAGATGAAGCCGCAATGACTGCCATCAAAATGATTGGTTTGAAAGAGACAATTAACACCGATCAAATTTCATCTTAA
- a CDS encoding aspartate kinase: MQVWKFGGTSVGKPERMHSIRELLGTDSSRKIVVLSALSGSTNALISIGESAKSYEEEQAISKIEDLKTHYELFIKELYATESGLLKGQEIVNSEFGFIRSLVGIKPFTIKQEKELVAEGEILSTKMFQAYLEEKGDSSVLLPALDFMRIDADGEPEMAVIEEKLVTILNQHTDKQTIVTQGFICRNPREEVDNLKRGGSDYTASLIGGAIRADEIQIWTDIDGMHNNDPRIVKRTFPIRELTFEEAAELAYFGAKILHPSTITPAKLRAVPVRLKNTMQPDAPGTLIANQTSDREIKAIAAKDNITAIYIHSTRMLNAYGFLRRVFEIFEKYKTPVDMITTSEVSVSVTIDNSDHLEEITAELREFADLEEHDRDQNIICIVGNFSADKEGIALKVLEAMKNIPIRMISYGASEHNLSLLIHSRYKSEALNVLNERLFYYEDAMKDIFTAP, encoded by the coding sequence ATGCAAGTCTGGAAATTTGGTGGCACTTCAGTAGGAAAGCCCGAGCGTATGCATTCTATCCGCGAACTTCTTGGTACTGATTCCAGCCGTAAAATAGTTGTTTTATCAGCTTTATCCGGTTCTACAAATGCGTTGATTTCTATTGGCGAATCTGCAAAATCTTATGAAGAGGAGCAGGCTATCTCCAAAATTGAAGACCTGAAAACGCATTATGAATTGTTCATCAAAGAACTGTATGCTACTGAATCAGGACTGCTAAAAGGCCAGGAAATTGTAAACAGTGAATTCGGTTTTATCAGGTCTCTGGTAGGTATCAAACCATTCACAATCAAGCAGGAAAAAGAGCTTGTTGCAGAAGGAGAAATACTAAGCACTAAAATGTTTCAGGCCTATCTGGAAGAAAAAGGAGATAGTTCTGTATTGCTGCCTGCGCTGGACTTTATGCGAATTGATGCGGATGGTGAGCCTGAAATGGCAGTCATTGAAGAAAAACTGGTTACAATTCTTAATCAGCATACCGATAAACAAACGATCGTTACGCAAGGATTTATTTGCCGGAATCCGCGTGAAGAGGTTGACAACCTAAAACGTGGCGGTTCTGATTATACGGCTTCTTTAATAGGCGGTGCTATACGTGCAGATGAAATTCAAATCTGGACGGATATTGATGGTATGCATAATAATGATCCAAGAATTGTAAAACGTACTTTTCCGATCAGAGAACTGACATTTGAAGAAGCGGCAGAACTTGCTTATTTCGGAGCCAAGATTTTACATCCAAGTACAATCACACCTGCAAAATTACGTGCTGTGCCGGTACGTCTGAAAAATACAATGCAGCCGGATGCACCAGGTACGCTGATCGCAAACCAAACTTCTGACCGTGAAATAAAAGCGATTGCTGCAAAGGATAATATCACAGCAATTTATATCCATTCAACCCGTATGCTGAATGCCTACGGCTTCCTTCGTAGGGTGTTTGAAATTTTTGAAAAATACAAAACACCGGTTGATATGATCACAACGTCTGAAGTATCCGTATCGGTTACGATTGACAATTCAGATCACCTGGAAGAAATTACAGCAGAGCTTAGGGAATTTGCTGATTTGGAGGAACATGACCGTGATCAGAATATCATTTGTATTGTAGGAAATTTCAGTGCTGATAAGGAAGGAATAGCTTTAAAAGTACTGGAAGCTATGAAAAATATACCCATACGAATGATTTCGTATGGTGCATCGGAACACAATTTATCGCTGCTTATTCATTCAAGATATAAATCTGAGGCATTAAACGTACTGAACGAGCGCCTGTTTTATTATGAGGATGCAATGAAGGATATTTTTACGGCGCCGTGA
- the serS gene encoding serine--tRNA ligase, with protein MLQPIFIRDNKDLTIAGLNKKHFKNAEQAVDRIVELDQIRRDTQQELDNVLAESNAKAREIGALMKSGQKEMAEASKADTVLLKERSKALEEKHKEIETTLLDELVKLPNLPHESVPEGRTAEDNVNILEEGAKPVLPAGALPHWELIRKLGKNLAPIIDFELGNKISGAGFPVYKGKAARLQRAMIAFFLDEAGKAGYIEIQPPIVVNADSGFATGQLPDKEGQMYHDAADDLYLIPTAEVPVTNLYRDVIVAETDLPVKNVAYTPCFRREAGSWGAHVRGLNRLHQFDKIEIVQINKPEESYKALEEMVNHVKGLLEKLELPYRILRLCGGDMGFTSALTYDFEVWSAGQERWLECSSVSNFENYQANRLKLRYKTAEKKTQLLHTLNGSALALPRIVAALLENNQQEDGTVRIPAVLVPYCGFDTIE; from the coding sequence ATGTTACAACCAATATTTATCCGCGATAATAAGGATCTCACCATTGCAGGTTTGAATAAAAAGCATTTCAAAAATGCTGAGCAAGCTGTGGACCGTATTGTTGAACTCGATCAAATCAGGCGTGATACACAGCAGGAACTGGATAATGTTTTGGCGGAATCCAATGCGAAAGCCAGAGAAATAGGTGCTTTGATGAAATCCGGCCAGAAAGAGATGGCGGAGGCCTCTAAAGCTGATACAGTATTATTGAAAGAGCGTTCCAAAGCATTGGAAGAGAAGCATAAGGAGATTGAAACTACGCTTCTTGATGAACTTGTGAAGTTGCCAAACCTGCCGCACGAAAGTGTGCCGGAAGGCAGAACAGCGGAAGATAATGTCAACATATTAGAAGAGGGAGCTAAACCTGTACTGCCGGCCGGCGCTTTACCACATTGGGAACTGATAAGAAAATTAGGTAAAAATCTGGCTCCGATCATAGATTTTGAATTAGGAAATAAAATTTCAGGAGCAGGATTTCCGGTTTATAAAGGAAAAGCGGCCCGCCTTCAGCGCGCTATGATTGCGTTCTTTCTGGATGAAGCCGGCAAAGCAGGTTATATTGAAATTCAGCCACCAATCGTAGTCAATGCTGATTCTGGCTTTGCTACCGGACAGTTACCGGATAAAGAAGGTCAGATGTATCATGATGCTGCTGACGATTTGTATCTGATACCTACTGCCGAAGTACCGGTCACTAATCTGTACCGTGATGTAATTGTTGCCGAAACTGATTTGCCCGTAAAGAATGTGGCATATACACCTTGTTTTCGCCGGGAAGCGGGAAGCTGGGGAGCACACGTACGCGGATTGAACCGCCTGCATCAGTTTGATAAAATCGAAATTGTACAGATTAATAAACCAGAGGAATCTTACAAAGCGCTGGAAGAGATGGTAAACCATGTGAAGGGATTGTTGGAAAAACTGGAATTGCCATACCGCATTTTACGCTTGTGTGGCGGCGATATGGGTTTTACGTCAGCACTCACGTATGATTTTGAAGTTTGGTCGGCAGGACAAGAGCGCTGGCTGGAATGCAGTTCTGTATCTAACTTCGAAAACTACCAGGCAAACCGTCTTAAACTCCGCTACAAAACAGCAGAAAAAAAGACACAGTTGCTGCATACGCTCAATGGCTCTGCTTTGGCATTGCCACGCATTGTTGCAGCTTTATTGGAAAACAATCAGCAGGAAGACGGAACTGTTCGTATTCCGGCTGTTTTGGTGCCTTATTGTGGATTTGATACTATTGAGTAA
- a CDS encoding MutS-related protein, whose amino-acid sequence MQPVDDHTLRELQIISDQYKERSVLNFFDKTKSLGGRDMLKSMIKNTRQDIAEIQSVQGLLKAISQNIGSWQINVSRAYVAAAENYYASNIAHTMSQDAIQHWFETLIFSWRHPTEFYHIQSGLAATIRVLIGLQEMISRLEEHEITEEIKNDFNFVTSFLNAFALKSFLKTSDKALSKRSVFYLDYYFRKQHKKEFRRILDIYYKLDAFMAIVKTSNEHGLSFPEFVSDETCFDATHLWHPLIPHSVKNSFFLNGNPGICILTGANTSGKTTFLKSSGIVLYLAHLGWPVPARSLRLSFTDRLFTSIHLSDDLILGYSHFYNEVMRIKTIAEALHNGEKCFVIIDEIFRGTNQEDALYCSKTVLNGFSNYKDSLFIVSTHLMELLESYEQSDSVCFRCFKTNITGNDFQNTFRLESGIALEKVGKLIMEKAGVPELLKIAYT is encoded by the coding sequence ATGCAGCCTGTTGATGACCATACCTTACGCGAACTTCAAATCATATCTGACCAGTACAAAGAAAGGTCTGTCCTCAATTTTTTTGATAAAACAAAATCGCTCGGTGGCCGGGATATGCTGAAAAGTATGATTAAAAATACCAGGCAAGACATTGCTGAAATACAGTCAGTCCAGGGATTGTTAAAAGCAATTTCCCAAAATATTGGTTCGTGGCAAATAAATGTTTCACGTGCTTATGTAGCCGCAGCAGAAAATTATTATGCAAGTAATATTGCACATACCATGTCACAGGATGCAATCCAGCATTGGTTTGAAACACTTATTTTTTCTTGGCGTCATCCAACCGAGTTTTATCATATACAAAGCGGACTGGCAGCAACGATCAGGGTTTTGATAGGATTACAGGAAATGATTTCCAGGCTGGAAGAGCATGAAATAACTGAAGAAATAAAAAATGATTTCAATTTTGTAACATCTTTTCTAAATGCTTTTGCCCTAAAATCTTTTCTTAAAACCAGCGATAAAGCACTTTCCAAACGGTCTGTATTCTATCTTGATTATTATTTCCGAAAACAGCATAAAAAGGAATTCAGAAGGATACTGGATATTTATTATAAACTGGATGCCTTCATGGCAATTGTCAAAACTTCCAATGAGCACGGACTTTCTTTCCCTGAATTCGTTTCAGATGAGACTTGTTTCGATGCTACACATCTATGGCATCCCTTAATTCCACACTCAGTAAAAAATAGTTTTTTCCTGAATGGCAACCCTGGTATATGTATCCTTACCGGCGCCAATACAAGCGGCAAAACGACTTTTTTAAAATCGTCCGGTATTGTTCTTTATCTGGCTCATTTGGGATGGCCGGTTCCTGCGCGAAGTCTCCGGCTTTCGTTTACAGATAGATTGTTTACTTCTATACATCTGTCTGATGATCTTATACTTGGTTACAGCCACTTTTATAATGAAGTAATGAGGATAAAAACAATAGCAGAAGCACTTCATAATGGTGAAAAATGTTTTGTAATAATTGATGAAATATTCAGAGGAACTAATCAGGAAGACGCACTATACTGTTCAAAAACTGTATTAAACGGGTTTTCCAATTATAAAGACTCCCTCTTTATTGTATCAACCCATTTGATGGAATTACTGGAAAGTTATGAGCAATCGGATTCTGTTTGTTTTCGGTGTTTCAAAACAAATATTACAGGTAATGATTTTCAGAATACTTTTCGTTTGGAGTCCGGCATTGCATTAGAAAAAGTAGGCAAACTTATTATGGAAAAAGCGGGTGTGCCCGAGTTATTGAAAATTGCTTATACATGA
- a CDS encoding acyl-CoA dehydrogenase: protein MDFNLSEEHRAVQEAARDFAQNDLLPGVIERDNEQKFDANLLRKMGEMGFMGMMVSPDYGGGGMDTLAYAIAIEEISKIDASAGVIMSVNNSLVCWGLQEYGSDEQKQKYLTRLASGEIIGAFCLSEPEAGSDATSQHTSAIEKEDHYLLNGTKNWITNGNTSSVCLVIAQTHPEKKHKGINTFIVEKGVEGFAVGRKEDKMGIRASDTHTLMFSDVKVLKEDRIGEDGSGFKFAMSTLNGGRIGIAAQALGIAAGAFELALKYSKERKTFGKPISEHQAIQFKLSDMATRIEAARMLVYKAARLKDEGKDYIKAAAMAKLFASDIAMWVTTEAVQIHGGYGYVKEYHVERHMRDAKITQIYEGTSEIQKLVIARELLK, encoded by the coding sequence ATGGATTTTAATTTAAGTGAAGAACATAGGGCAGTTCAGGAAGCAGCCAGGGATTTTGCCCAAAATGATCTCTTGCCTGGCGTGATTGAAAGGGATAACGAACAAAAATTTGATGCTAATCTGCTCCGTAAAATGGGAGAGATGGGTTTTATGGGTATGATGGTGTCTCCGGATTATGGCGGAGGCGGCATGGATACATTGGCATACGCTATTGCCATTGAGGAAATCTCTAAAATTGATGCATCAGCAGGTGTCATCATGTCTGTAAATAATTCTCTGGTATGCTGGGGTTTGCAGGAATATGGAAGTGATGAGCAAAAACAAAAATATCTGACCAGATTAGCATCCGGAGAAATCATTGGCGCATTTTGTCTTTCGGAGCCGGAAGCAGGCTCAGATGCTACTTCACAACACACTTCGGCCATTGAAAAGGAAGACCATTATTTATTGAACGGAACCAAAAACTGGATCACCAACGGTAATACTTCATCTGTTTGCCTTGTTATTGCTCAGACACATCCTGAAAAAAAACACAAAGGAATTAATACTTTTATAGTTGAAAAAGGAGTTGAAGGCTTTGCTGTTGGCAGAAAAGAAGACAAAATGGGAATCCGTGCATCTGATACGCACACTCTTATGTTTTCCGACGTGAAGGTGCTTAAAGAGGACAGGATAGGGGAAGATGGATCGGGTTTCAAGTTTGCCATGAGCACTTTGAACGGCGGCCGTATTGGAATTGCTGCACAGGCTTTGGGAATTGCAGCCGGAGCTTTTGAGCTTGCTCTGAAATATTCCAAAGAGAGAAAAACATTTGGTAAACCGATCAGCGAACACCAGGCAATCCAGTTTAAATTGTCAGACATGGCCACCCGCATAGAAGCTGCAAGAATGCTGGTTTATAAAGCTGCAAGATTAAAAGATGAGGGAAAAGATTACATAAAAGCCGCCGCTATGGCCAAGCTTTTTGCATCTGATATAGCCATGTGGGTTACAACCGAAGCAGTTCAAATACATGGAGGTTACGGATATGTAAAAGAATATCATGTTGAAAGGCATATGAGGGATGCAAAAATCACCCAGATTTATGAAGGTACCTCTGAAATCCAAAAACTCGTAATTGCCAGGGAACTGCTAAAATGA
- a CDS encoding AraC family transcriptional regulator, translating to MEDYNKIIESLGVKFVKARHIRILQPITIKNFYDVQNSLTILYDGEVSFGSDESHKVEEGDMLFIPGGKHATVTYGNTQSSKTVSNEEFLTNRDNYIEAGHDPALIGKLPNSFGLISFEAKVFDTVNFFTSLDVPPFLIKRDDQIAATINQILSEDMLDTPGKGRIIKIKTEEVVIEIIRYILKNKLFVEQLVTNSTYFKDPRLIDIFAYIKDNLGGDLSNKVLANVANVSEDYVGQYFKMLTGINPQDYIEYQRMEKAVDLLRTSKKSIRAIGSDVGYKDTAYFCRRFKMMFGIPAGKMRRRESLMNV from the coding sequence ATGGAAGATTATAATAAGATTATTGAGTCGTTGGGGGTGAAATTTGTAAAAGCCCGTCACATAAGGATTTTACAACCTATTACAATCAAAAACTTTTACGACGTACAAAATTCTTTAACAATTTTGTACGATGGAGAAGTTTCCTTTGGATCAGATGAATCGCATAAAGTGGAAGAGGGCGATATGCTTTTTATTCCCGGCGGTAAACATGCGACAGTTACCTATGGTAATACGCAAAGTTCCAAAACTGTATCGAACGAAGAATTTTTGACCAACCGTGATAATTATATCGAGGCGGGCCATGATCCGGCTTTAATCGGTAAACTTCCGAATTCATTTGGTCTGATTTCTTTTGAAGCAAAAGTTTTCGATACGGTTAACTTTTTTACTTCTCTGGATGTACCTCCTTTTCTGATTAAAAGAGATGACCAGATTGCTGCGACTATCAATCAGATCCTTTCTGAGGATATGCTTGATACGCCAGGAAAAGGTCGCATCATTAAAATAAAAACGGAAGAAGTTGTAATTGAGATCATTCGCTATATCCTTAAAAACAAGCTGTTTGTTGAGCAATTGGTAACAAACAGTACTTACTTTAAAGATCCGCGTCTGATTGACATTTTTGCCTATATCAAAGACAATCTAGGTGGCGATCTTTCTAACAAAGTATTGGCCAATGTTGCCAATGTTTCTGAAGATTACGTCGGCCAATATTTTAAGATGCTGACTGGTATCAATCCTCAGGATTATATTGAATATCAGCGTATGGAAAAAGCGGTAGATCTGCTTCGTACATCTAAGAAAAGTATCCGTGCAATTGGTTCTGATGTTGGTTACAA